In the Dyella humicola genome, CTCGCGCGCTCGGACATTCAGTTCCATTGGCAAAATCGCGAGCACACCGACTTTGCCGATTTCCTTGCCGCGCTGAACCACAAGAAGCGAAAGAACATCCGCCAGGAACGCAGCCACGTGGCCAGCTGCGGACTCGCCATCGAGATGCGCTGCGGCAGTGGGCTGAGCGTGAATGAATGGCAGCGGATTCACGAACTCTACGAGTCCACCTTCGACGCCAAGGGCAACCACGCAGCGCTGACGCGCGAGTTCTTCCTGACGCTCGGTGAGGCACTGGGCGATTCAGTGCAGGTGGCCATGGCGCACGATGGGCATGACATCGTCGCCATGGCGCTGTTCCTGCAAAGCAACGACACCTTGTACGGGCGCTACTGGGGTGGTGACGTGGACGTGCCGGGACTGCACTTCGAGCTGTGCTACTACCAGGGCATCGAGTACGCGATACGCCACGGGCTGCAACGGTTCGAGCCCGGGGCACAGGGCGAACACAAGCTCGCTCGCGGCTTCCTGCCGGTGCGAACCTTTTCGCGCCATTACCTGGTGAACGAGGATTTCCGCGCCGCCGTGCGGGCGGCGCTCGTCCAGGAGGACGCGGCGGTCGAGGAGTATGCTCAGCATCTGCAGTCGCATAGTCC is a window encoding:
- a CDS encoding GNAT family N-acetyltransferase; this translates as MAELAPSAPTVIDVRFHSRIDDIPAQAWDALRPDDNPFVSHAFLAALERTGCIRANWGWQAHHLCLYEDGQLIAAAPLYLKGNSHGEFVFDWSWASAWERAGGDYYPKLLNAAPYSPVPGPRLLTGTGPQAAARRQALASAMATFAKRMNISSVHANFLREEELAAFGDEWLARSDIQFHWQNREHTDFADFLAALNHKKRKNIRQERSHVASCGLAIEMRCGSGLSVNEWQRIHELYESTFDAKGNHAALTREFFLTLGEALGDSVQVAMAHDGHDIVAMALFLQSNDTLYGRYWGGDVDVPGLHFELCYYQGIEYAIRHGLQRFEPGAQGEHKLARGFLPVRTFSRHYLVNEDFRAAVRAALVQEDAAVEEYAQHLQSHSPYARR